Genomic segment of Drosophila ananassae strain 14024-0371.13 chromosome 2L, ASM1763931v2, whole genome shotgun sequence:
CCTGAGCATCGTCCACTCGCTGATGTGCCACCGGCAGGGCGGGGAGAGCGAGGGCTTCGCAAAGCGCGCCATTGAGTCGCTGGTGAAGAAGCTGAAGGAGAAGCGCGACGAACTGGACTCGCTGATCACGGCCATTACCACAAACGGCGCACACCCCAGCAAGTGCGTGACCATCCAGCGAACACTTGATGGTCGCCTGCAGGTGAGATGGATTTGGATTCTCGGACGATCGGGTGACTCAGGTCTCTAATGTTCAGGGGCTGGCAAGCGCGCTGGTCTTATCAGAAACGGGTGACCGGCTTTGTTTGCTCGCCAAACTTCCGGTATAGTGGCAGCTATGTGGATTTTCGGGTTATGCTATTTGTTTGGGAGAAATCTACGAATAAGTCACCTTACAAAAATAACTAATTCTTATCATCTTTTAGGTCGCCGGTCGGAAAGGGTTTCCGCACGTGATCTACGCCCGGATCTGGCGCTGGCCGGATCTGCACAAGAACGAGCTGAAGCATGTCAAGTACTGCGCCTTCGCCTTTGATCTCAAGTGCGACTCTGTGTGCGTGAATCCCTACCACTACGAGCGCGTCGTCTCGCCGGGCATCGATCTGTCCGGCCTCAGTCTGCAGTCCGGGCCCAGTCGCCTCGTGAAGGACGAATACTCAGCGGGCCCCCTAGTTGGCGGCATGGACATCGATGGCAACGACATCGGCACGATTCAACACCACCCCACGCAGATGGTGGGCCCGGGCTATGGATACGCCCAAGGACCCGCTGAATATGGTAGGTCATCCAACGCTACTCATCGTCCttgtggtttttgattttcttaTCAGTTCTTACCTTacttatatttgtttttttgcgtttgtttctttttctttttcgtttgtatttttgtgttaCTTCCGCCTAGTTGGCGACGGGAATCCCATGAGTGCGATGTTCCCCACCGGGCGAACAATACCAAAAATTGAGCCGCCAGATGGGGTGGTTGGGTCGCGGAGTTCATGGATGGTGCCGCCGCCACCGCGGCTCGGCCAGCCCCCACAACAACAGTCCCAGCCccagccgcagcagcaaccCCCGCCGCCcccccagcagcaacagccacagcagcagccTCAGTCCCAATCCCAAGGTGCTGCCCTCACGCTTTGTAAGATCAGGcgattattttttgtattattttgtattaaaattagTTTAAAGTATTgtttttacaatttattttctatattaatggatttttctttttttcagcTGTACCTCATGGCATGCCGGGCATGCCTGGCCCCATGAATACTGGCCCTGTGATGGCCCCGCCACCTCCGCCCCAGCAGAGCCAAAATCCCCAGGGCAATGGGGTGCACCACGCCCAGACCAACTCACCCACTGATCCCGCCTCCGCCATGGtcatgcaacagcagcagcagcaacaacagcaacagccgcCGGGCGGCGTGCCAAACGGTGGTGTCAACGCCAGCGGTGGAGCCGGGAATGGAGGGCCATACTATGGCCAGCCACCGACAGGAAGTCAGATGCAGGGCTCCAGTGCAGCTGGAGGTGGAGGATCCGTTCCACAGCCCGTGCACGCCCAGCAGAATGGCTATGTTTCGCAGCCGGGATCCGCGGGAGCAGGCCCCAGTGGAGGAGGCAGTGTCTTCGGAGCAGCGCCGACTGCctcacagcagcaacaacaagcgGCTGCGGGAGTTCAGGCCAATGCCGGCTCTGGAGGAGCTCAGGCCAGCGGGGGAAGTGGAGCAGCTCAGACCTGGGCAGGTCCCAACACCCTCAGCTATACTCAGTCTATGCAGCCGCCCGATCCGCGCTCACTGCCGGGTGCCTTTTGTAAGTGAACTTGCGTCCTGACTGATTGAATCCTTAATAATAACTTGTATATGTACTCAGGGAACTCGTCGTTACCGGGCGAACTAGGATCTCCGCAACAAACCCCGCCGCAGCAGCAatcacagcagcagcaaccgcgccTGCTTTCGCGCCAACCGCCACCCGAGTACTGGTGCTCCATTGCTTACTTCGAACTGGACACTCAGGTGGGTGAGACGTTCAAGGTGCCCTCGGCCAAGCCGAACGTAATCATTGACGGCTATGTGGATCCATCCGGGGGGAATCGCTTCTGCCTAGGGGCCCTCAGCAATGTCCATCGGACCGAGCAGTCGGAACGCGCCAGGTGAGTAGATCTCATTGGAGACAGTAGATTGGAACTAAtatctgtttttattttccagGCTACATATTGGCAAGGGCGTGCAGTTGGATCTGCGCGGAGAGGGGGATGTGTGGTTGCGCTGCCTCAGCGACAACTCGGTGTTCGTACAAAGCTATTACCTGGATCGTGAGGCGGGTCGCACGCCCGGCGATGCTGTGCACAAGATTTACCCGGCGGCGTGCATAAAGGCaagattattataattattccAAACTTATTCAAATGCCTTAACATTGATCACGATCTTGCAGGTATTTGACCTGCGCCAGTGCCACCAACAAATGCATTCTCTAGCCACGAATGCCcaggcagcggcggcggctcAGGCGGCCGCAGTGGCCGGAGTGGCCAACCAGCAGATGGGTGGAGGCGGAAGAAGTGAGTAACAAAGTATATTTCATAAAGTACACAaagtatattatatttattccCAATTCTAGGCATTACGGCGGCGGCTGGCATTGGAGTGGACGACTTGCGGCGACTCTGCATCCTACGCCTGAGCTTCG
This window contains:
- the LOC6505622 gene encoding mothers against decapentaplegic homolog 4 isoform X1 encodes the protein MGGPGAGPPAHMYGAVAPQDIIVRDMVQMPPPPPSNAPTSADACLSIVHSLMCHRQGGESEGFAKRAIESLVKKLKEKRDELDSLITAITTNGAHPSKCVTIQRTLDGRLQVAGRKGFPHVIYARIWRWPDLHKNELKHVKYCAFAFDLKCDSVCVNPYHYERVVSPGIDLSGLSLQSGPSRLVKDEYSAGPLVGGMDIDGNDIGTIQHHPTQMVGPGYGYAQGPAEYVGDGNPMSAMFPTGRTIPKIEPPDGVVGSRSSWMVPPPPRLGQPPQQQSQPQPQQQPPPPPQQQQPQQQPQSQSQGAALTLSVPHGMPGMPGPMNTGPVMAPPPPPQQSQNPQGNGVHHAQTNSPTDPASAMVMQQQQQQQQQQPPGGVPNGGVNASGGAGNGGPYYGQPPTGSQMQGSSAAGGGGSVPQPVHAQQNGYVSQPGSAGAGPSGGGSVFGAAPTASQQQQQAAAGVQANAGSGGAQASGGSGAAQTWAGPNTLSYTQSMQPPDPRSLPGAFWNSSLPGELGSPQQTPPQQQSQQQQPRLLSRQPPPEYWCSIAYFELDTQVGETFKVPSAKPNVIIDGYVDPSGGNRFCLGALSNVHRTEQSERARLHIGKGVQLDLRGEGDVWLRCLSDNSVFVQSYYLDREAGRTPGDAVHKIYPAACIKVFDLRQCHQQMHSLATNAQAAAAAQAAAVAGVANQQMGGGGRSITAAAGIGVDDLRRLCILRLSFVKGWGPDYPRQSIKETPCWIEVHLHRALQLLDEVLHAMPIDGPRATT
- the LOC6505622 gene encoding mothers against decapentaplegic homolog 4 isoform X2 yields the protein MGGPGAGPPAHMYGAVAPQDIIVRDMVQMPPPPPSNAPTSADACLSIVHSLMCHRQGGESEGFAKRAIESLVKKLKEKRDELDSLITAITTNGAHPSKCVTIQRTLDGRLQVAGRKGFPHVIYARIWRWPDLHKNELKHVKYCAFAFDLKCDSVCVNPYHYERVVSPGIDLSGLSLQSGPSRLVKDEYSAGPLVGGMDIDGNDIGTIQHHPTQMVGPGYGYAQGPAEYVGDGNPMSAMFPTGRTIPKIEPPDGVVGSRSSWMVPPPPRLGQPPQQQSQPQPQQQPPPPPQQQQPQQQPQSQSQAVPHGMPGMPGPMNTGPVMAPPPPPQQSQNPQGNGVHHAQTNSPTDPASAMVMQQQQQQQQQQPPGGVPNGGVNASGGAGNGGPYYGQPPTGSQMQGSSAAGGGGSVPQPVHAQQNGYVSQPGSAGAGPSGGGSVFGAAPTASQQQQQAAAGVQANAGSGGAQASGGSGAAQTWAGPNTLSYTQSMQPPDPRSLPGAFWNSSLPGELGSPQQTPPQQQSQQQQPRLLSRQPPPEYWCSIAYFELDTQVGETFKVPSAKPNVIIDGYVDPSGGNRFCLGALSNVHRTEQSERARLHIGKGVQLDLRGEGDVWLRCLSDNSVFVQSYYLDREAGRTPGDAVHKIYPAACIKVFDLRQCHQQMHSLATNAQAAAAAQAAAVAGVANQQMGGGGRSITAAAGIGVDDLRRLCILRLSFVKGWGPDYPRQSIKETPCWIEVHLHRALQLLDEVLHAMPIDGPRATT
- the LOC6505622 gene encoding mothers against decapentaplegic homolog 4 isoform X3 yields the protein MGGPGAGPPAHMYGAVAPQDIIVRDMVQMPPPPPSNAPTSADACLSIVHSLMCHRQGGESEGFAKRAIESLVKKLKEKRDELDSLITAITTNGAHPSKCVTIQRTLDGRLQVAGRKGFPHVIYARIWRWPDLHKNELKHVKYCAFAFDLKCDSVCVNPYHYERVVSPGIDLSGLSLQSGPSRLVKDEYSAGPLVGGMDIDGNDIGTIQHHPTQMVGPGYGYAQGPAEYAVPHGMPGMPGPMNTGPVMAPPPPPQQSQNPQGNGVHHAQTNSPTDPASAMVMQQQQQQQQQQPPGGVPNGGVNASGGAGNGGPYYGQPPTGSQMQGSSAAGGGGSVPQPVHAQQNGYVSQPGSAGAGPSGGGSVFGAAPTASQQQQQAAAGVQANAGSGGAQASGGSGAAQTWAGPNTLSYTQSMQPPDPRSLPGAFWNSSLPGELGSPQQTPPQQQSQQQQPRLLSRQPPPEYWCSIAYFELDTQVGETFKVPSAKPNVIIDGYVDPSGGNRFCLGALSNVHRTEQSERARLHIGKGVQLDLRGEGDVWLRCLSDNSVFVQSYYLDREAGRTPGDAVHKIYPAACIKVFDLRQCHQQMHSLATNAQAAAAAQAAAVAGVANQQMGGGGRSITAAAGIGVDDLRRLCILRLSFVKGWGPDYPRQSIKETPCWIEVHLHRALQLLDEVLHAMPIDGPRATT